Genomic DNA from Manihot esculenta cultivar AM560-2 chromosome 15, M.esculenta_v8, whole genome shotgun sequence:
tgttattgaggctttgtcccatcctggttggcgtgctgcaatggaagaggaaatgatggcccttgacactaatggtacttgggagttgatgtccttgccctcaggaaagcgggctattgggtgcaaatgggtgtttgcagtgaaagtaaatcctgatggatctattgctcgtctcaaggcccgtttagtggccaaaggttatgcacaaacttatggagttgactattctgatacattctccccagttgcgaagctcgcatctgtccgattgtttatttccttggcggctactcatgattggcctttgcatcaactggatattaaaaatgcttttcttcatggtgatcttcaggaggaggtttatattgagcaaccacctggttttgttgctcagggggagtcaggtaaggtttgtagacttcaaAAAtcgctttatggcttgaaacagagtcctcgggcatggtttggcaggtttagtgaggtggtccaacaatttggaatgaagatgagtaagtgtgatcactcagtgttttatagaaattctgatagtggagtaattctgcttgtagtatatgtggatgatatcattatcacaggaagtgacattgctggcatcacatccctaaaagaatttcttaaaacacagtttcatacaaaggatttgggttccttgaaatatttcttgggaatcgaagttatgcggtgtaagaaaggcatcttcttgtctcaaagaaaatatgttcttgatttgttggcagaaacaggaaaattgggtgctaagccttgtagtgccccaatgacccctaaccttcaacttatcacagaagacagtgagctatttgcagatcctggaaggtataaaagattagttggcaagctgaattatttgacggtcactcgtcctgatattgcatattcagtgagtgtggtaagtcagtttatgtcttttcctactgttgcccagtgggatgctctgggacagattctttgttaccttaaaggggccccagggcgaggcctattctatggtaaccatgggcactcaaatattgaatgcttttgtgatgctgattgggcaggctcgaaagttgataggaggtcaattactaggtattgtgtttttgtgggaggtaacttggtctcatggaaaagtaagaagcaaaatgtggtctcccgttctagtgctgaatctgaatatcgagctatggcacaagctgtttgtgaaatcttgtgggtacgtcaactgttggaagaagttgggttcataAATTcagtgcctgctaagttgtggtgtgataatcaagcagctatccacattgcctccaatccagtatttcacgagaggactaaacacatcgagattgattgtcattttgttcgtgaaaaggtccaacaaaagataatatcaacaggacatatccgaactggagaacaattaggaaatattttcactaaagctctaaatgggactcgagttgattatatatgtaacaagttgggcatgattaacatttatgatccaacttgagggggagtgttataagttatagaaagtaaatatgttaatataggaagtaaatattgatagatgggtcagttgcataatcttagggattgtataatcataggcttgattttccttcctgtttagttaccgtctctcatgtataaataggttgtaatctctattgtgatatacaacaaatattatctttctacaataAGATTTGTGAGGGGACATGCAATCAACCCATAATTTTGGACAAACCGGCGATAGTACCCTGTCAAGCTTAAAAACCGTCTTAATTCCTTAATATTGGTGGGTGTCGGCCATGACTGCACAACTTGAATTTTATCTTGATCAATTTGGACACCTTGGGCAGTCACCACGTGACCCAAAAAGTTAATATGAAATTGGCCAAAGTTGCACTCGGACGCCTTGGCACAGAACTGGTTGTTGCTAAGAAGATCCAAAGCCATTTGAGGATAATGTGTGTTGCTCCATATCTTTGCTGTAAATTAAAATGTCATAAAAAAGACAAGAATAAATTTTCGTAGATAAGGttggaaaaaattattcatAGTAGCTTGAAAAGTAGATAGAGCTTTGGTAAGACTAAAGGGCATgataataaattcataatgCCTCGAGTGCATTCTAAAGGCAGTTTTGGCTACATCATCGGGGTAACCCATATTTGGTGATAGAAGAACGCAAGTTAATCTTCGAAAAAACTGTGGCTCCATGTAACTTATCTATTAACTCATCAATGTTAGAATTAGATATTTATTTGGTATGGTAATCTTGTTTAAGAAGCGATAGTCGATACACATTTGCCAGGTATTATCCTTTATCTTGACTAAAAGGACAGAGCTAGCAAAAGGACTAGAGCCTTATCGAATGAAGCCGTTAGCTAATAGGTCGGATACTTGCTTTTCGATCTCCGTTTTCTGGGCATAAGGGTATGGATAAAGGCGTATATTTGGAGGATGAGCATTGGGAAGAAGTGGAATGGAATGAAAGTGTGAACGAAAAGGTGGTAAGGTGTGTGGTTTTTGGAATACGGTTTGGTATTTGGTAAGTATGGGTTGGAGAGGTGAGGGTAGATTTCTTGGATTCCCAGCATCAACTGTTAAGCACTATAATGTAGCTGAGGTTTGTGTTTTTGGAGGCACACCTTGTAATTTATACTTTTGCCTACCAATGGAAAATATGAGGAACATCTCATTCCAATTGGCTTGCATGATATTGAGGGAGGCCAACTACTGGATACCCAAAACCAGATCTGCACCACCGATTGAAAATGGGTAGTAGTCTTGTGTGATTGTCAATCTTGGTAGCTGTACTTCAACATTGCGGCAAATCCGATTACATCGAATGATGTTGCCGTTGCTAATTTGAACTCTAGAGGGGGACACGAACTGCACCATCAAACTTAGCTCTTCAATAATTGTATCAACCACAAAGTTGTGGGTTGACCCACTGTCAACAAGAATTAGGATTTCCTTGGAGTTAATAATCCCCTTGAGCTTCATGATAGTGGCATTAGTTTTGCGTAATATGGCATGGAAACTAATTACTCCCAAGTCATGTTGTTGGGAGTTGTCGTCATTGtcaattaatttttcttctGGTACAACGTCTTGTTTTATTAGCAACTTCTAGGAGTGAGAAAACTTTTGGTTTGCATTGATATCCTGGGCCATACTTCTCATTGCACTTAAAGCATAGTCCTCTAGCGAGGTTGGACTGCCTTTCAGTATCCTAATTTTGGGCCATGTTGTTTGTAATTGGATGTTGAgaatgttgaatcccacatcggttgtggaaagggtaatgtgccccttatacgagccataggcaatcctcccccttgagctagcttttggggtgagttaggcctgacccaaatttaacatggtatcagagcctcccatccgatgttgggcgccccataaaatgtgccacgcaccagtTAAAAAAATCTGGGCGTGAGggagtgtgttgaatcccacatcggttgtggaaaaggtaatgtgccccttatacgagccataggcaatcctcccccttgagctagcttttgaggtgagtcaagcctggcccaaatttaatagAGAAGATGTCGCAATTTGAGAGGATGGTACCTGGCTTTCACATGGAAGAGGTCGAGCTGATTGAGTCACTAGGTTAGGCTTAGTTGAATTGGTCCAATTTAGCCCTTTACCCCGTCGTGTTGGGTCTAGTTTGGACTCAAATTCCAGAGCTAGACTCATGGCCTTGTAAACAGAGCGTGACTTGTGGATGCAGACATTTGCTGTCAGTTCCTCCTTTGACCCATTGAGAAAAACACCTAGTAACACTGGTCCGGCCAATTGGATACTCAAGCCGATTGTTTTGCAAATTCTCGGCGGTGGACAGTACTAGTTTGCTTGACATTGCAAAGGTACTCATCAGAATTTGGAATTCAACTGGTCTGTAATTCTCTTGTAGAGCTTGCACCAACTCATCCCAATAAAGAATGACATGTTCAGAGTTGAGCCTAGAGATTTTACACCTTCAAGGTACATTCTCGGCAATGTGAACCTTGAAATCTTCTGAAGTTTGATAatactgaaaatattttttgccTTTGAGAACTCAGCCTCGTGAATTGCCTCCTTTAAATTTGGGAAATTCGATTTTGGTATGGGGACAATGAGATGGGTTTCTTCTCCACCTCGGGTTGTTGGCATCATCGTCTTCTGCATCAGACCGGTTGGCGTGTCTCATGTCTCGAAGGCCGGAGTTGGCTTCTTTCCCCTTGCCTCTGTTGTCACTGGTTGGGTTTGAGGAAGGTTGAGGGTTGGTGTTGAATTGAGCTTTCAAGGCAGCGACATAGCTTTGAGGGCTTCCATGGCTTCCAATCGTGAAGCTATGGCAGCAAGTTGGGTGGCTATGGGGTCAATGGTGTTGTTAGGCGAGGATGGGCAAGTGTGGATTATGAGGGCTGGTTGGGTGTGGGGAGTAGGGGGGGTTGCAAGTTCCTTGTACCATCTTTGATTTCCAGCAATGGAACCAATGATAGGAACAGGGAGGATGATAAAGTAAAAGGGATTTTGATGAAAGAAGGAAATAGATAATTTATTGCAGAATAATAGTCCAATTTGAGGACCCACTCTCCAATTTCAAGTCTTTGGACAATTGACAAAAATCAGatgcagaaaagaaaagttactGGTCTATATATACCTGGTATTATTATAACTAAAAACTAAGAAACAGATGTACATTCCCTCCACTATGGCATCAGACTTCCACTATCTCAACTAGTCCACTTTCCTCGTCATTTGGGAGGAATGGGTCTAGCTGAAACAAACAATTGAAACTGAATTGATCTTCATATCTATCACGTGCTTTGTTTTCCTTCGAGAATAGATAAATAGTGGAGGACATGCATCATGAGTTACCGGTGAATGGAATGACAAGGAAAGGGAAAGGGGGAAACCTAAAATAACATGGAGGGATTGGTATCACAAAATATTGATGCAGAATTGGTTTCAAGAAAACTGAATGGTGACAACTGACAACAGATCCATCAAGCGAACCCAAACTAGTTTGGATTAAGGCTTAAACCTAAAATAAAATGGAGGGAAGTGGTTTTGTAAAATATTGATGCAGAATTGGTTTCAAGAAAACTGAACGGTGACAACAGATTCAAAGAATGAACCCAAACTTGTCTGGATTAAGGCTTAGTTGTTATTGTTGTTACTGTTGTAATGTGTTTTCCTACTCTCTGACAGATGCACACACTGCACTAAATCTGTTTTTCCATACATTTCTTGATGTTAAAAACTGCAGCTTACATGGAAACATTTTTCTCTGCAGACCCAGTCTTCCTACAGATTTTGTAAGGTTAGATCAAGACATTTTGTCACCTCTTGCTGGAAAGAAGATGCTGTATACATATGAGACCATGGACTTCTGGGAACAAATAAAGACTCCTGGGTAGAGTATTGTTTTATTCACTCTTTTGGCTTAAAGATTTAAACCTTGGCCCCTATATCTGCCTCAACTAAATTTCTTGTTAATGATGCAGGATGTCTTTGAAATGTTCGGCTTTATTTCTTTCCATGTATCAATTTACCTCTCCTCATCTTTTGGCCACTGGAGATGGAACGAGGAGCGCTAGCATTGTTGGTGATGTTTATATCCATCCATCAGCAAAAGTGCATCCAACTGCAAAGGTCTTCTGTTTTTACCCAACATACAATAGCatatcaatataattttataaatgtatGCAAATGGTCATGCCATATTTTGCTCTACTCTTGGCTTTCAGCTCCTATAATTTTATCTGTAGCCTCCTATCAAAATTGTTCTCCCTTCTAAAGATGTCCCATGCTTTCCGTCTTGATTGCCATATCTGGCCTCATTTATATTCAGTGGCTTTGTATAGCGTATATTCATGCCTAGGAACTGGTCCACAGCCCCAAAGCCTTTGTATTGTGTGCAGCATAATAACTTATCTTTGCAGAACTGTTATAAAGTCTCTTTTCACAGTTATATCTTTCTACCATggtttttattaattatgtttcTTCTGGCTAGTTAGCCTCTATCGCTTTGGTCACTAAACTCTGAAATTTAGAACATCTATTATATTGTAGTTTATTTTGGGTTGGAATTAATATTTTATGGCAAGAAATGTCCGTCAATGTTTAGTGTCATAGGATGTTTGAAGTTTGTTTCTAAGAGACCAATTCTAAGAAAGAAATCACTTAAGTGATCTTTTTTCAGCACCTTTCCGTTCTTTATTCATCtgtatttttttgttttcttcttgttttttgGGCTACAGATTGGCCCCAATGTCTCTGTTTCAGCAAATGTCCGAGTGGGAGCAGGAGTGAGGCTTATAAGTTGCATCATTTTAGATGATGTTGAAATTCAGGTGTGGAACTGAATCCTGTAATAAAATCCAAacaagattttattttattttttttttggaaactgCCAAATGgctgtatttttttttccctgATAGGAAAATGCAGTCGTTATGCATTCTATTATTGGCTGGAAATCATCTCTAGGAAGATGGTCAAGAGTCCAGGCAAGTCCATTAATGAGATTATGAATTTCTTCTTTACTTTTAGTTTTCTTTACTAGTAATTGATGAAATAATATGTAAtcttgtaaaaaataaatttagttaaGTGCTAAAAACTTACTAATAAATCAGAAACTTGATTCAGAAAATCAGAAATCACTTTCCTCCTCCTTTTCCCAATTTTATCCCGAATTTGGAATTCCTCCAAACTTTGGAGAAAAATTATGGAGATGAGTAATCTTATCCGACAAACTCAACCCCTAGCAGCTACATAAAGTAGAATATTTTATTATGGCTGACTACAGTTAAATTAACTGTTCAGGCCAACGGCGACTACAACACGAAGCTTGGAATAACAATCCTAGGTACTTGTTCATACTCTGTAATTTGCATCTGTTGTGGGAATCTCCAGCGCTTTGGAACAAATCTTAGTGTTGTTATCTTGTGCAGGGGAAGCTGTGACAGTTGAAGATGAAGTAGTTGTTACTAACTGTATCGTTCTTCCAAATAAGATCATTAGTGGTAGTGTGCAAGAGGAGATCATCTTATAAAAATGAAGAGATTTCCCAAGTTGCAGCCCTTAAATTTTTGGATTTTTGTTAATTTCCTTCATGAAGTGGAGGTCTGCAGAGATGGGGAGGGAACTCCTTTCTGCTTTGAGAGCATAATTTTACTTTTCTTGTTTGGTATACAAGCAATACAGATTCTTTTaataacatttttatattttaagttgaAATTTGGGTCAAATAATATTACtgaagtaaaatattttatttttttacaattaaaattaaataataaaaaataatttattttattaaaaaaaattttttaataaaaattctaatatttttttattctataatttttatccatcttttattttttttaaattattatcaatttttttaaattataataatatataaattaactattataattctatttaattgaattttatttttaaaaattttttttaaaacctctcacataatttttaatgaaaaaaataaataaattttaaatacaaattatctTTCATAAACAAATAACGTCTAAACTCCGAAATTTCATTTCAATGGCCTGCAAAACAAGTTTGCTTAAAACGTTCATaaacttaatatatttatttaaataaaattatttaactttaaatttatcATCTCAAATCTAAAActcatttataaatattaaaatttataaatgagtTAAGTTATTTGTAAACTATTTAagacttttaatttaattgaaacgAGCTAAATCAAACTGTTTATATTCAGCTCaaactatatatatagaaaagaaattaagaaaaaagaCTCGgacaaataaaacaagaaattttCAAAGCTCAACTAATAGCTTCCTTTACTTCCCCCCTGCCAAACCCCAATTCAAGATGCTGGTGGTCTTCCACCGACAGACAACAGTCTTGCCCTTCAACATTCAATGTCAGCCCCCACCCCCACCGTGTCTTTGAAGTGGTCAGATATTGCATGAGTTTGGCGTTAGACAGATAATTACTCCTGAATTCTAAGCTTTGAGTTATATTGACAAATGACAGTGGGCCATCTGAAAATCACTGCTTGCAATTAACCCCACACTATCATCATCCTCAGGTTGAATAAGCAAGTTGACATTTTCGGTTTACTGGCGCAGCCGCAACTccagcttgtatgcttgtattTCCATAGGAGAGATTACTACATGTCCGTCCTGGGATACATCTCCAACCTGCTCAGCATAACCTAGCATTTCCACATCATCGTGCAGAAGGTTTAAAGAAGTTGCTCTTGCATTCAACACTTCAAGCCCCTTGAACATTTTGAAAAGATTTAAAGGCTCATCTGCAAGAGTAGTGCACTGCGATCTAGCCTTCCGACAAAACGAAGTATCCCAATGTCGCCTCTGTAAGATTAAAACAAACCTAGATTCATCTGTCAGCAGCTGTGAATATTTTGCTGGCCTGGGAACTTTAAAATTAACTATGTGCAAGTCGCATGGTAATTGAGCAGCTAAAGGAGAAAAGTATCTTGGGGGTGGCTGCACAGATAATTCTTGAGGGTCCTTTGCGATAAATGCATGTAGAGGATAGTTCAAATGAGCTCCAACACAATGCGAGAGAAGCGAAGGACTCAGGGGAAGAGGATTGGAAACAGGATCTGAAGTGGAGGAAATGTTGGACTCAACAAGAATGTGGAAGATCACATTCATCGGACGGTTATCCATCACTCCTTGTCCAAGACCACGTCCATCATCCTTTACCAAACGGCGGTCAAGCATAATCTCCAACCATCCATCTTTAAGGCTAGCCACACCCAACGACTGTCTAGAATGGACAGAAAATCTCTGGCCATTGGATCCttgcaagaaagctagagaggGCATAGGATAGTAATTCCCCTGCAACGGGATCTTACTATAAGTTTCTCTCCTACTCATCTGAAAGCCATTTAAATCAGAATAGAAGATCCTTTTATTATCAAGATCAGTCTTGTATCTAACTATCAATTCCCTGTCATTAAATTCCTTGCCTAGAAGCTCAACATGATATTCTTTCTCAACGATAAACTCTTGAATAGTCCCATCTCCACTGTAAATTCTAGTACCATGGGAGATGGGTGTCCGCTCCCATGCTGTTTTAGGATAAACAAACACTTCCTGCATTAGTAGGCCTTCGGAGATCACCATGTTCCCACCTGCCTCAACGATAGGCTGAGCATCACCGTCAGGTTTAAACAGGT
This window encodes:
- the LOC110602065 gene encoding mannose-1-phosphate guanyltransferase alpha isoform X4, translating into MVHHHISACKRIPNLARIFLIGFYEEREFTLYVSSISNELKVPVRYLKEDKPHGSAGGLYYFRDVIMEDSPSHIFLLNCDVCCSFPLPDMLEAHKKYGGIGTMLVIKVSAESANQFGELVADTTTKELLHYIEKPETFVSDLINCGVYVFTPEIFTAIQGVSNNREDRANLLRVSSFEGLQSVTRPSLPTDFVRLDQDILSPLAGKKMLYTYETMDFWEQIKTPGMSLKCSALFLSMYQFTSPHLLATGDGTRSASIVGDVYIHPSAKVHPTAKIGPNVSVSANVRVGAGVRLISCIILDDVEIQENAVVMHSIIGWKSSLGRWSRVQANGDYNTKLGITILGEAVTVEDEVVVTNCIVLPNKIISGSVQEEIIL